The proteins below are encoded in one region of Cyclopterus lumpus isolate fCycLum1 chromosome 8, fCycLum1.pri, whole genome shotgun sequence:
- the LOC117735377 gene encoding dual specificity mitogen-activated protein kinase kinase 6 isoform X2 — MSLSKGGKKKNPGLKLAKEVFAQPQPPAAAPPRDLDSKACVTIGDQNFVVKADDLEQNEELGRGAYGVVYKMKHVPSGVIMAVKRIRATVNTLEQKRLLMDLDISMRTVDCFFTVTFYGALFREGDVWICMELMDTSLDKFYKKVTEKGKNIPEDILGKITVAIVKALEHLHSNLSVIHRDVKPSNVLINTQGQVKMCDFGISGHLVDSVAKTIDAGCKPYMAPERINPDLNQKGYSVKSDIWSLGITMTELAILKFPYDSWGTPFQQLKQVVDEPSPQLPADRFSPEFVDFISQCLRKKPNERPAYTELMQHPFLTMHDSKDTDVASFVKVILDD; from the exons ggaagaagaagaaccctGGGCTGAAGCTGGCCAAAGAAGTCTTTGCACAGCCCCAACCACCAGCAGCAGC GCCCCCTCGAGATCTTGACTCGAAAGCTTGCGTCACAATTGGAGATCAG AACTTTGTGGTGAAGGCCGATGACTTGGAGCAGAATGAAGAGCTGGGCAGGGGAGCGTACGGGGTCGTGTACAAGATGAAACATGTGCCCAGTGGTGTTATCATGGCTGTCAAG AGGATTCGTGCCACCGTTAACACTCTGGAGCAGAAGAGGCTTCTGATGGACTTGGACATTTCCATGAGGACAGTGGACTGCTTCTTCACGGTGACCTTCTATGGCGCCCTCTTCAGAGAG gggGATGTTTGGATCTGTATGGAGCTGATGGACACGTCTCTGGATAAGTTCTATAAGAAGGTTACTGAGAAAGGCAAAAATATCCCCGAGGACATCTTGGGCAAGATCACAGTAGCA ATTGTCAAGGCATTAGAGCACCTGCACAGTAACCTGTCCGTAATACACAGAG ATGTGAAGCCCTCCAATGTTCTGATCAACACTCAGGGCCAAGTGAAGATGTGCGACTTTGGCATCAGTGGCCACCTGGTGGACTCTGTGGCCAAAACAATAGATGCAGGCTGCAAGCCCTACATGGCG CCTGAGCGGATCAACCCTGACCTCAACCAGAAAGGCTACAGTGTCAAGTCAGACATTTGGAGTCTGGGTATCACAATG ACTGAGCTGGCCATTTTGAAGTTCCCCTACGACTCCTGGGGCACCCCGTTCCAGCAGCTCAAGCAGGTGGTGGACGAGCCGTCTCCGCAGCTGCCCGCCGACCGTTTCTCCCCAGAGTTTGTAGACTTCATCTCCCAGTG cttAAGAAAGAAGCCGAATGAGAGACCTGCTTATACAGAATTAATG CAACATCCGTTTCTCACCATGCATGACTCCAAAGACACAGACGTGGCCAGTTTCGTCAAAGTCATCCTGGATGACTGA
- the LOC117735377 gene encoding dual specificity mitogen-activated protein kinase kinase 6 isoform X1, translating to MSFVLFYHYAKSVGRLVSEGKKKNPGLKLAKEVFAQPQPPAAAPPRDLDSKACVTIGDQNFVVKADDLEQNEELGRGAYGVVYKMKHVPSGVIMAVKRIRATVNTLEQKRLLMDLDISMRTVDCFFTVTFYGALFREGDVWICMELMDTSLDKFYKKVTEKGKNIPEDILGKITVAIVKALEHLHSNLSVIHRDVKPSNVLINTQGQVKMCDFGISGHLVDSVAKTIDAGCKPYMAPERINPDLNQKGYSVKSDIWSLGITMTELAILKFPYDSWGTPFQQLKQVVDEPSPQLPADRFSPEFVDFISQCLRKKPNERPAYTELMQHPFLTMHDSKDTDVASFVKVILDD from the exons ggaagaagaagaaccctGGGCTGAAGCTGGCCAAAGAAGTCTTTGCACAGCCCCAACCACCAGCAGCAGC GCCCCCTCGAGATCTTGACTCGAAAGCTTGCGTCACAATTGGAGATCAG AACTTTGTGGTGAAGGCCGATGACTTGGAGCAGAATGAAGAGCTGGGCAGGGGAGCGTACGGGGTCGTGTACAAGATGAAACATGTGCCCAGTGGTGTTATCATGGCTGTCAAG AGGATTCGTGCCACCGTTAACACTCTGGAGCAGAAGAGGCTTCTGATGGACTTGGACATTTCCATGAGGACAGTGGACTGCTTCTTCACGGTGACCTTCTATGGCGCCCTCTTCAGAGAG gggGATGTTTGGATCTGTATGGAGCTGATGGACACGTCTCTGGATAAGTTCTATAAGAAGGTTACTGAGAAAGGCAAAAATATCCCCGAGGACATCTTGGGCAAGATCACAGTAGCA ATTGTCAAGGCATTAGAGCACCTGCACAGTAACCTGTCCGTAATACACAGAG ATGTGAAGCCCTCCAATGTTCTGATCAACACTCAGGGCCAAGTGAAGATGTGCGACTTTGGCATCAGTGGCCACCTGGTGGACTCTGTGGCCAAAACAATAGATGCAGGCTGCAAGCCCTACATGGCG CCTGAGCGGATCAACCCTGACCTCAACCAGAAAGGCTACAGTGTCAAGTCAGACATTTGGAGTCTGGGTATCACAATG ACTGAGCTGGCCATTTTGAAGTTCCCCTACGACTCCTGGGGCACCCCGTTCCAGCAGCTCAAGCAGGTGGTGGACGAGCCGTCTCCGCAGCTGCCCGCCGACCGTTTCTCCCCAGAGTTTGTAGACTTCATCTCCCAGTG cttAAGAAAGAAGCCGAATGAGAGACCTGCTTATACAGAATTAATG CAACATCCGTTTCTCACCATGCATGACTCCAAAGACACAGACGTGGCCAGTTTCGTCAAAGTCATCCTGGATGACTGA
- the LOC117735377 gene encoding dual specificity mitogen-activated protein kinase kinase 6 isoform X3 — protein sequence MKHVPSGVIMAVKRIRATVNTLEQKRLLMDLDISMRTVDCFFTVTFYGALFREGDVWICMELMDTSLDKFYKKVTEKGKNIPEDILGKITVAIVKALEHLHSNLSVIHRDVKPSNVLINTQGQVKMCDFGISGHLVDSVAKTIDAGCKPYMAPERINPDLNQKGYSVKSDIWSLGITMTELAILKFPYDSWGTPFQQLKQVVDEPSPQLPADRFSPEFVDFISQCLRKKPNERPAYTELMQHPFLTMHDSKDTDVASFVKVILDD from the exons ATGAAACATGTGCCCAGTGGTGTTATCATGGCTGTCAAG AGGATTCGTGCCACCGTTAACACTCTGGAGCAGAAGAGGCTTCTGATGGACTTGGACATTTCCATGAGGACAGTGGACTGCTTCTTCACGGTGACCTTCTATGGCGCCCTCTTCAGAGAG gggGATGTTTGGATCTGTATGGAGCTGATGGACACGTCTCTGGATAAGTTCTATAAGAAGGTTACTGAGAAAGGCAAAAATATCCCCGAGGACATCTTGGGCAAGATCACAGTAGCA ATTGTCAAGGCATTAGAGCACCTGCACAGTAACCTGTCCGTAATACACAGAG ATGTGAAGCCCTCCAATGTTCTGATCAACACTCAGGGCCAAGTGAAGATGTGCGACTTTGGCATCAGTGGCCACCTGGTGGACTCTGTGGCCAAAACAATAGATGCAGGCTGCAAGCCCTACATGGCG CCTGAGCGGATCAACCCTGACCTCAACCAGAAAGGCTACAGTGTCAAGTCAGACATTTGGAGTCTGGGTATCACAATG ACTGAGCTGGCCATTTTGAAGTTCCCCTACGACTCCTGGGGCACCCCGTTCCAGCAGCTCAAGCAGGTGGTGGACGAGCCGTCTCCGCAGCTGCCCGCCGACCGTTTCTCCCCAGAGTTTGTAGACTTCATCTCCCAGTG cttAAGAAAGAAGCCGAATGAGAGACCTGCTTATACAGAATTAATG CAACATCCGTTTCTCACCATGCATGACTCCAAAGACACAGACGTGGCCAGTTTCGTCAAAGTCATCCTGGATGACTGA